The Solea senegalensis isolate Sse05_10M linkage group LG9, IFAPA_SoseM_1, whole genome shotgun sequence genome has a segment encoding these proteins:
- the LOC122774354 gene encoding ankyrin repeat domain-containing protein 34A → MGDGGPLQTEGNALLKAVFQGKLRLARLLLEGGAYINEGNERGETPISAACLASYDDPQTRQRMVRYLLEKGADPNIPDKSGRTALMHACAEQAGKEVVTLLLENGADPSLKDYSGSSALVHAINRGDRETLQVLLDACKAKGKEVIIITTDTSPSGTKMTKQYLNAPPSPGVVDKLSPACMSPSEVEIGTSSPAGGQSDEGIFSFALTSALPLPSARPPGEKRPPPRKLLKRLNSEPWGLVAPSVLSGVPQDRIEKGLEEESVVSKVVTEINGLSITEPVRPLLSRRHSIETHDPCSPKLIDRSCSEDCGALSSSWADKFQQHQILYRRNTAPESQENSGAVVARALAYPKLTRMEHYESDTHLCPESIPGSPDSGRVSVERRRYNASPLSLVTSSSRESLENIPNSLSPIAIRRRPPGLLERRGSGTLLLDHISHTRPGFLPPLNINPQRPIPDIRANGRPSSPVHVGHKMLVPVAPASPKRSLDFKVKKKLLRRHSMQTEQMKQLSTFQEILAEKVVESNGD, encoded by the coding sequence ATGGGAGATGGAGGACCACTGCAGACCGAGGGAAACGCCCTCCTCAAAGCTGTCTTCCAGGGAAAGTTGAGACTCGCCCGCCTCCTGCTGGAGGGCGGGGCCTACATCAATGAGGGCAATGAACGTGGAGAGACCCCCATCTCCGCCGCCTGCCTGGCGAGCTATGACGACCCACAGACCCGGCAGAGAATGGTCCGATATCTGCTGGAGAAAGGGGCTGACCCAAACATCCCCGATAAGAGTGGACGGACTGCACTGATGCACGCCTGTGCCGAGCAGGCCGGAAAGGAGGTGGTGACTCTGCTGCTGGAGAACGGAGCCGATCCAAGCCTCAAAGACTACTCTGGCTCCTCCGCCCTCGTTCACGCCATCAACAGGGGGGACCGGGAAACACTGCAGGTCCTGCTGGACGCCTGTAAGGCCAAAGGCAAGGAGGTGATCATCATCACTACTGACACGTCTCCATCGGGAACCAAGATGACCAAGCAGTACCTCAATGCTCCACCCTCTCCAGGTGTTGTGGACAAGCTGTCTCCTGCCTGCATGTCTCCCTCTGAGGTGGAGATTGGCACAtcctcaccagcagggggcCAGAGTGACGAGGGAATCTTCAGTTTTGCACTCACCTCAGCTTTACCATTACCTTCAGCTCGACCTCCAGGTGAAAAGAGACCACCACCTCGCAAGCTACTGAAGAGGCTGAACTCTGAGCCCTGGGGCCTGGTGGCGCCCTCTGTGCTGAGCGGTGTTCCTCAGGACCGCATTGAAAAAGGTCTAGAGGAGGAGAGTGTTGTCAGCAAGGTGGTCACTGAGATTAATGGCCTCTCCATCACAGAACCAGTCAGACCTCTTCTGTCACGGCGACATAGCATCGAGACCCATGACCCTTGCTCCCCCAAACTCATTGACCGGTCCTGCTCTGAGGACTGTGGTGCCCTTTCTAGCTCCTGGGCTGACAAATTCCAACAGCACCAGATCCTATACCGCAGGAACACAGCCCCGGAGTCCCAGGAGAACTCTGGTGCAGTTGTGGCTCGGGCCCTAGCTTATCCCAAACTGACCCGGATGGAGCACTATGAGTCTGACACCCACCTTTGCCCAGAGTCCATCCCTGGATCTCCGGACTCTGGTCGTGTGTCGGTGGAACGGAGGCGGTATAATGCCTCCCCATTGTCTCTGGTCACCAGCTCTTCCAGGGAGTCCCTGGAGAACATCCCCAACTCTTTGTCCCCTATTGCCATTCGCCGGCGTCCCCCTGGGCTTCTCGAGCGAAGAGGGTCTGGGACTCTTCTGCTGGACCACATCTCCCACACCAGACCAGGCTTTCTGCCACCACTCAACATCAACCCACAGAGACCCATCCCTGACATCCGGGCCAACGGTAGGCCCAGCTCCCCGGTGCATGTTGGACACAAGATGCTGGTCCCAGTGGCGCCGGCATCGCCAAAGCGTAGCCTGGACTTCAAGGTGAAGAAGAAGTTGTTGAGGAGACACTCGATGCAGACGGAACAGATGAAACAGCTCTCCACCTTCCAGGAGATCCTTGCTGAGAAGGTTGTCGAGTCCAATGGAGACTGA